A genomic segment from Neodiprion lecontei isolate iyNeoLeco1 chromosome 1, iyNeoLeco1.1, whole genome shotgun sequence encodes:
- the LOC124296611 gene encoding mucin-2-like, producing MEMQEAESPQTSRTPSQVATTTTGGSDRQTTTPAPIGPTLNEEEPREKKRKESERRTVMIQAEGRTYLDLTTELKKKIRTDDIKAQHHADALTATNPDTSDGNAHRTQHGKQTTENTGPDDTATDETDDNNNNKHRENTTTTNTRTGPTPTQIRTRRHTPDRDPTNSTTDAHHTHTVTQTTRTTTTHTTTHPPTKKQTPHTTTHPTSTPTPRHTPPPASPPLWTRTRLTRPQTTEDRILQTFANMDTHTEPTKIRQTYKKHIGPPPEIISIIANLQATSTLDDELRAQRDRYMTRRAHQHTNTDETEASTSTPQPHTNHTPHIKQHHTKYNPQTHQTPTPTQTPPPPPQRQTTEKQPRATRNKEQRKNSPRPTPTRATEPKPKI from the exons ATGGAGATGCAAGAAGCGGAGTCACCCCAAACGAGCAGAACACCCAGCCAGGTAGCAACAACTACCACCGGGGGATCGGATAGACAGACGACAACGCCCGCCCCGATAGGACCCACACTGAACGAGGAGGAGccgcgggaaaaaaaaaggaaagaaagtgAAAGAAGAACGGTGATGATCCAGGCTGAGGGTAGGACCTACCTAGACCTCACCACGGaacttaagaaaaaaatccgGACCGATGACATCAAg GCACAACACCACGCAGATGCTTTAACTGCAACCAACCCGGACACTTCAGATGGCAATGCACACAG AACACAGCATGGAAAACAAACAACCGAGAATACCGGCCCTGATGACACTGCGACTGACGAGACcgacgacaacaacaacaacaaacacAGAGAGAACACCACTACTACAAACACCAGGACAGGCCCCACACCCACACAGATACGGACGCGACGGCACACACCAGACAGAGACCCGACGAACTCTACTACCGACGCCCACCACACACATACAG TCACCCAAACCACACGAACCACAACCACGCACACGACTACACACCCACCCACCAAGAAACAAACACCCCACACAACCACACACCCCACATCGACACCAACACCACGACACACACCACCCCCCGCATCACCCCCTCTATGGACACGCACCAGACTCACGAGACCACAGACAACAGAAGACAGGATCCTACAAACATTCGCCAACATGGACACACACACAGAACCGACGAAGATAAGACAGACGTACAAAAAACACATAGGACCACCCCCagaaataatatcaataattgCTAACCTACAAGCGACAAGCACCCTGGACGACGAACTACGGGCACAAAGAGACAGATACATGACCAGACGGGCACACCAACATACAAACACAGACGAGACAGAAGCCAGCACCTCCACACCCCAACCACACACCAACCACACACCACACATCAAACAGCACCACACAAAATACAACCCTCAAACACACCAGACACCGACACCGACACAGACTCCACCACCTCCACCGCAGAGACA AACCACGGAGAAGCAACCACGAGCCACAAGGAACAAGGAACAACGCAAAAACTCACCAAGACCCACACCGACGAGAGCCACCGAACCGAAACCAAAAATTTAA